From a region of the Tenggerimyces flavus genome:
- a CDS encoding peptidase inhibitor family I36 protein has product MHKGIATAAVLGLAALSLVVPATAAQAGPVCNSKWGPRNGFVYAWDARDCGGGAIIATAGNSTWWGGANDRASSLMNRGFLGGRDIVNFYEDVNHRGGHACLYPDELYADDLRDERFHNGYGVDNRITSHKWVGSGECMALLD; this is encoded by the coding sequence ATGCACAAGGGCATCGCCACCGCAGCGGTCCTCGGGCTCGCCGCGCTGAGCCTCGTCGTCCCCGCGACGGCAGCGCAGGCCGGGCCGGTCTGCAACAGCAAGTGGGGGCCACGGAACGGTTTTGTGTACGCCTGGGACGCCCGGGACTGCGGCGGCGGCGCGATCATCGCTACGGCGGGGAACAGCACCTGGTGGGGTGGCGCGAACGACCGGGCCTCGTCGCTGATGAACCGCGGCTTCCTGGGCGGGCGGGACATTGTGAACTTCTACGAGGACGTCAACCACCGGGGTGGGCACGCTTGCCTCTACCCGGACGAGCTGTACGCGGACGATCTGCGGGACGAGCGGTTCCACAACGGCTATGGGGTGGACAACCGGATCACGTCGCACAAGTGGGTCGGCAGCGGCGAGTGCATGGCCCTGCTGGACTGA
- a CDS encoding L,D-transpeptidase family protein, whose protein sequence is MGLLAAIAAGAMLLAGCSGGNGSPIASGTSGPTQGAGGSSGSEDGGEQEEPSEAPPQPKPSPKAKIEIKPATGASEVELDTPVTVSVIGGELTKVSVKDAKGETLAGQLNPTKSTWTSTDGLSEEATYQVAATAVDAEGLATSASNSFTTMDVSKSDVLETNIEPDGQTVGVGMPIVIKFSDDVENKAGVEKKLKVVTSKPVEGAWRWFGDEEVHWRPKSYWPAFTDVSVHVDLKGVPSGEGDWGIKNKVKHFSIGRSVIHKVNLSDHHLRSYVNGKLAKTIPVSGGKAGWRTRVGTKIILQKRTNLHFTDEQIDADDNYDLTAAYGVRVTWSGEFLHSADWSRANHGVRNGSHGCVGMSTKNSRWIYNNSLVGDPVEVVGGGGSQMPVWGNGLGDWNMSWNKWQQAKAS, encoded by the coding sequence GTGGGTTTGCTCGCGGCCATCGCCGCGGGTGCGATGCTGTTGGCCGGATGTTCCGGGGGGAACGGGTCTCCGATCGCCTCGGGTACGTCGGGACCGACGCAGGGGGCCGGGGGCAGCAGCGGTTCGGAAGACGGTGGCGAGCAGGAGGAGCCTTCCGAGGCTCCGCCGCAGCCCAAGCCGAGCCCGAAGGCGAAGATCGAGATCAAGCCGGCGACCGGAGCGTCCGAAGTCGAGCTCGACACGCCCGTCACGGTCAGTGTGATCGGCGGAGAGCTGACCAAGGTCAGCGTCAAGGACGCCAAGGGTGAGACGCTCGCTGGTCAGCTCAACCCGACCAAGAGCACCTGGACGTCCACCGACGGACTGTCCGAGGAGGCCACGTACCAGGTCGCGGCGACCGCTGTCGACGCGGAGGGGCTGGCGACCTCGGCGTCGAACTCGTTCACCACGATGGACGTCTCCAAGAGCGACGTGCTCGAGACCAACATCGAGCCGGACGGCCAGACCGTCGGCGTCGGGATGCCGATCGTGATCAAGTTCAGCGACGACGTCGAGAACAAGGCGGGCGTCGAGAAGAAGCTCAAGGTCGTGACGTCCAAGCCGGTCGAGGGCGCTTGGCGCTGGTTCGGCGACGAGGAAGTGCACTGGCGGCCGAAGTCGTACTGGCCGGCGTTCACCGACGTCTCCGTGCACGTCGACCTCAAGGGCGTGCCGTCCGGTGAGGGCGACTGGGGCATCAAGAACAAGGTCAAGCACTTCAGCATCGGCCGCTCGGTGATCCACAAGGTCAACCTGAGCGACCACCACCTGCGGTCGTACGTCAACGGCAAGCTCGCCAAGACCATCCCGGTCAGCGGCGGCAAGGCCGGCTGGCGGACCCGGGTGGGGACGAAGATCATCCTGCAGAAGCGGACCAACCTGCACTTCACCGACGAGCAGATCGACGCCGACGACAACTACGACCTGACCGCCGCGTACGGCGTGCGGGTGACGTGGAGCGGCGAGTTCCTGCACAGCGCCGACTGGTCCCGCGCCAACCACGGCGTGCGGAACGGTTCGCACGGCTGCGTGGGCATGTCGACGAAGAACTCCCGCTGGATCTACAACAACTCCCTCGTCGGCGACCCTGTCGAGGTCGTGGGTGGCGGCGGCAGCCAGATGCCGGTCTGGGGTAACGGGCTCGGCGACTGGAACATGTCGTGGAACAAGTGGCAGCAGGCCAAGGCCAGCTGA
- a CDS encoding cytochrome c oxidase subunit 4: protein MKVEGLIFAILAAFLVIVTPVYWFMSKDPTGTSALVLTFGLATLVTFYAFITARRIQPRPEDQKDAEIEEGAGEIGFFSPHSWWPLFTALSFAVTVLGIVFGWWLFLIGAAFGIVTLLGFVFEYYRGAHAH, encoded by the coding sequence GTGAAGGTCGAAGGCCTGATCTTCGCTATCCTGGCGGCGTTCCTGGTGATCGTGACGCCGGTGTACTGGTTCATGTCGAAGGACCCGACCGGTACGAGCGCGCTGGTCCTCACGTTCGGGCTGGCCACGCTGGTGACGTTCTACGCGTTCATCACCGCGCGCCGGATCCAGCCGCGGCCGGAGGACCAGAAGGACGCCGAGATCGAGGAGGGCGCCGGCGAGATCGGGTTCTTCAGCCCGCACAGCTGGTGGCCGCTGTTCACCGCCCTGTCGTTCGCCGTGACCGTGCTCGGCATCGTGTTCGGCTGGTGGCTGTTCCTGATCGGCGCCGCGTTCGGCATCGTGACCCTGCTCGGCTTCGTGTTCGAGTACTACCGAGGCGCCCACGCGCACTGA
- the ctaD gene encoding aa3-type cytochrome oxidase subunit I, with the protein MTILSDRPGAGGAGAATEALPARKRRIGTIVVNWLTTTDHKVIGHLYLMTSFGFFIIGGIMALIMRSELAQPGMQVLGAQKGEEIFNQLFTMHGTIMLLLFATPLFVGFANVIMPLQIGSPDVAFPRLNMFSYWLFLFGGLIVLSGFLTPGGAADFGWTAYTPLSDGVRSPGVGGDLWVMGLYLAGLGTILGGVNFVTTIFCMRAPGMTMFRMPIFTWNVLVTSILVLVAFPILAGALLMLEADRRLGAHIFDPANGGALLWQHLFWFFGHPEVYIIALPFFGIITEILPVFSRKPLFGYTGMVLATLSIAALSLAVWAHHMFVTGSVNLPFFSFMTFLIAVPTGVKFFNWIGTMWRGSLTFETPMLWSIGFLVTFLFGGLTGIILASPPLDFHVSDTYFVVAHFHYVVFGTVVFAMFAGFYFWWPKMTGRMLDETLGKIHFWTLFIGFHTTFLIQHWLGAEGMPRRIADYQVEDGYTTLNTVSTIGAFLLGMSTLPFILNVVRSWRTPKVEVDDPWGWGRSLEWATSSPPPRHNFTSMPRIRSESPAFDLRHPEIALLELEDAAQPDIDVPDRAGKREVAQENLAEKEDRS; encoded by the coding sequence ATGACAATCCTCAGTGACCGCCCAGGCGCCGGAGGGGCAGGCGCAGCCACCGAAGCGCTGCCTGCCCGCAAGCGCCGCATCGGAACGATCGTCGTCAACTGGCTGACCACCACCGACCACAAGGTGATCGGTCACCTCTACCTGATGACTTCGTTCGGGTTCTTCATCATCGGCGGCATCATGGCGCTGATCATGCGGAGCGAGCTCGCTCAGCCCGGCATGCAGGTTCTCGGCGCCCAGAAGGGTGAGGAGATCTTCAACCAGCTCTTCACCATGCACGGCACGATCATGCTGCTGCTGTTCGCGACGCCGCTGTTCGTCGGGTTCGCGAACGTGATCATGCCGCTGCAGATCGGCTCGCCCGACGTCGCGTTCCCACGCCTGAACATGTTCAGCTACTGGCTGTTCCTGTTCGGCGGCCTCATCGTGCTGTCCGGCTTCCTCACCCCGGGCGGCGCGGCCGACTTCGGCTGGACCGCGTACACCCCGCTGTCGGATGGCGTACGTTCACCAGGCGTCGGCGGCGACCTGTGGGTGATGGGCCTCTACCTCGCCGGTCTGGGCACGATCCTCGGTGGCGTCAACTTCGTCACCACGATCTTCTGCATGCGGGCGCCCGGCATGACGATGTTCCGGATGCCGATCTTCACCTGGAACGTGCTGGTGACCAGCATCCTGGTGCTCGTCGCGTTCCCGATCCTCGCCGGCGCGCTGCTGATGCTCGAGGCGGACCGCCGGCTCGGCGCCCACATCTTCGACCCGGCGAACGGGGGAGCGCTGCTCTGGCAGCACCTGTTCTGGTTCTTCGGGCACCCAGAGGTCTACATCATCGCGTTACCGTTCTTCGGCATCATCACCGAGATCCTGCCGGTGTTCAGCCGCAAGCCGCTGTTCGGCTACACCGGCATGGTGCTCGCGACGCTCTCGATCGCGGCGCTGTCGCTCGCGGTGTGGGCCCACCACATGTTCGTCACGGGGAGCGTCAACTTACCGTTCTTCTCGTTCATGACGTTCCTCATCGCGGTGCCTACCGGTGTGAAGTTCTTCAACTGGATAGGCACGATGTGGCGAGGGTCGTTGACGTTCGAGACCCCGATGCTGTGGTCGATCGGCTTCCTCGTCACGTTCCTGTTCGGCGGGCTGACCGGCATCATCCTCGCGTCGCCGCCATTGGACTTCCACGTCTCCGACACGTACTTCGTCGTCGCGCACTTCCACTACGTGGTGTTCGGCACGGTCGTGTTCGCGATGTTCGCCGGGTTCTACTTCTGGTGGCCGAAGATGACCGGCCGGATGCTCGACGAGACGCTAGGCAAGATCCACTTCTGGACGTTGTTCATCGGCTTCCACACCACGTTCCTCATCCAGCACTGGCTTGGCGCCGAGGGCATGCCCCGACGGATCGCCGACTACCAGGTGGAGGACGGCTACACGACGCTCAACACGGTCTCGACGATCGGCGCGTTCCTGCTGGGCATGTCCACGTTGCCGTTCATCCTGAACGTGGTCCGCTCGTGGCGTACGCCCAAGGTCGAGGTCGACGACCCGTGGGGTTGGGGCCGGTCGCTGGAATGGGCGACGTCCAGCCCACCGCCACGGCACAACTTCACCTCGATGCCGCGGATCCGGTCCGAGAGCCCGGCGTTCGACCTCCGGCATCCGGAGATCGCGCTGCTGGAGCTCGAGGACGCGGCCCAGCCTGACATCGACGTACCCGACCGGGCAGGCAAGCGCGAGGTCGCACAGGAGAACCTCGCCGAGAAGGAGGACCGGTCGTGA
- the ctaC gene encoding aa3-type cytochrome oxidase subunit II: protein MGSNAGDRPPRLKGSRRALLALAGTALLVLSGCSRDEVVRLGLPEPATDRAGHTLSLWQGAWIAALAVGVVVWGLIIWAVIAYRKKSDRIPPQFREHLPIEALYFGIPLIMVAVLFFFTARDQTAILKMDTQNPPEHVLDVVGQQWSWTFNYRANGELPEEAVWETGTPEHLPTLYLPVNEPVQVRLSTPDVIHSFFVPAFLFKMDVIPGKVNTYEFTATKEGEFAGKCAELCGYQHARMLFTVHVVSRVEYDAHLQELRSAGQTGLAEGSDTSREQVGVDADAEGEAR from the coding sequence GTGGGTTCGAACGCTGGCGACCGCCCGCCGCGCCTGAAGGGTTCGCGGCGAGCTCTCCTGGCGCTCGCGGGTACCGCACTGCTCGTCCTCAGCGGTTGCTCGAGAGACGAAGTGGTACGCCTGGGACTGCCGGAGCCGGCAACTGACCGGGCCGGGCACACGCTGAGCTTGTGGCAGGGCGCGTGGATCGCCGCTCTTGCCGTCGGTGTCGTGGTCTGGGGCCTGATCATCTGGGCGGTCATCGCCTACCGGAAGAAGTCCGATCGGATTCCGCCGCAGTTCCGCGAGCACCTGCCCATCGAGGCGCTGTACTTCGGCATCCCGCTGATCATGGTCGCCGTGCTGTTCTTCTTCACCGCGCGCGACCAGACCGCGATCCTCAAGATGGACACGCAGAACCCGCCGGAGCACGTCCTCGACGTCGTCGGGCAGCAGTGGAGCTGGACGTTCAACTACCGCGCCAACGGCGAGCTGCCGGAGGAAGCGGTCTGGGAGACCGGCACGCCGGAGCACCTGCCGACGCTGTACCTCCCGGTGAACGAGCCCGTCCAGGTACGCCTCAGCACCCCGGACGTCATCCACTCCTTCTTCGTGCCCGCGTTCCTGTTCAAGATGGACGTGATCCCGGGCAAGGTGAACACCTACGAGTTCACCGCGACGAAGGAAGGCGAGTTCGCGGGCAAGTGCGCGGAGCTGTGTGGCTACCAGCACGCGCGGATGCTGTTCACCGTGCACGTGGTGTCGCGGGTGGAGTACGACGCGCACCTGCAGGAGCTGCGCTCGGCGGGCCAGACCGGCCTGGCGGAGGGCAGCGACACCTCCAGGGAGCAGGTCGGAGTCGACGCGGACGCGGAGGGTGAAGCCCGATGA
- a CDS encoding carbohydrate kinase family protein, giving the protein MRIAVTGSIATDHLMNFDGRFKDSLVVDQLDKISLSFLVEDLRIHRGGTAANIAFGMGCLGLRPILVGAVGEDFADYRSWLERHNVDCDSIRVSEVRHTARFISTTDRTQAQIGTFYTGAMVEGRDIELEPIAQRVGGLDLVLIGPHDPDGMARHTEECNQRGIPFAADPSQQLAFADGELIRTLVSGADYLLTNEYEAALTEQKTGWSEEQILGEVKVRVTTLAEKGVRIDRLGEPPIHVAAVPAERIANPTGVGDGFRAGFLAGIAWGLTLERSAQVGCVLAVYVLEITGTQEYELSTSGFLARFAAAYGDEAAAEVAPHVQAPRP; this is encoded by the coding sequence GTGCGAATTGCGGTGACCGGCTCCATCGCGACCGACCATCTGATGAACTTCGACGGTCGGTTCAAGGACTCCCTGGTCGTGGATCAGCTCGACAAGATCTCGCTGTCGTTCCTCGTCGAGGACCTCCGCATCCACCGCGGCGGCACCGCGGCGAACATCGCGTTCGGCATGGGCTGCCTCGGCCTCCGCCCGATCCTGGTCGGCGCGGTCGGCGAGGACTTCGCCGACTATCGCTCCTGGCTCGAGCGGCACAACGTCGACTGCGACTCGATCCGGGTGTCGGAGGTACGCCACACCGCCCGGTTCATCAGCACCACCGACCGGACCCAGGCGCAGATCGGCACGTTCTACACGGGCGCGATGGTCGAGGGCCGCGACATCGAGCTCGAGCCGATCGCGCAGCGCGTCGGCGGGCTCGACCTCGTGCTGATCGGCCCGCACGACCCGGACGGCATGGCGCGCCACACCGAGGAGTGCAATCAGCGCGGCATCCCGTTCGCCGCCGACCCGTCGCAGCAGCTCGCGTTCGCCGACGGCGAGCTGATCCGCACCCTGGTGTCGGGCGCCGACTACCTGCTGACGAACGAGTACGAGGCCGCGCTCACCGAGCAGAAGACCGGCTGGTCCGAGGAGCAGATCCTGGGCGAGGTCAAGGTGCGCGTGACCACGCTCGCGGAGAAGGGCGTCCGGATCGACCGCCTCGGCGAGCCGCCCATCCACGTCGCCGCCGTGCCGGCCGAGCGCATCGCCAATCCCACCGGCGTGGGCGACGGCTTCCGCGCGGGCTTCCTCGCCGGCATCGCCTGGGGCCTCACGCTGGAACGCTCGGCCCAGGTCGGCTGCGTGCTCGCGGTGTACGTGCTGGAGATCACCGGAACGCAGGAGTACGAGCTCTCGACCAGCGGCTTCCTCGCCCGCTTCGCCGCGGCGTACGGCGACGAGGCAGCCGCCGAGGTCGCCCCGCACGTCCAGGCCCCGCGCCCCTAG
- a CDS encoding enolase C-terminal domain-like protein — protein MTKIEAVDVVDLRFPTSLGLHGSDAMNPDPDYSAAYVILRTTDGPDGHGFAFTIGRGNEIQCQAIRALVPYVVGRSVEDICSDLGLLYRDLTHDSQFRWLGPEKGIMHMAIGAVVNAVWDLAAKRAGKPVWKLLSDFTPEQVVSLVDWRYLSDALTSDEALDLLRAGEPAKAAGVARLESAGIAAYTTTPGWLGYDDATVERLSIEAVQEGFTQIKLKVGRDLDDDRRRFAVARKAVGNDIRIAVDANQTWDVGQAIAWIDRLREFDPWWVEEPTSPDDVLGHRAIRSGISPVRVATGEHVQNRVVFKQLLQAQAIDVLQLDAARVGGVNENIAILLLAAKFGIPVCPHAGGVGLCELVQHLAMFDEVAVGGHHPDRVVEFVDHLHEHFVDPVVVRAGAYRAPSAPGFSAEIKPETLARFSFPDGPEWSTS, from the coding sequence GTGACCAAGATCGAAGCCGTCGACGTGGTGGACCTCCGGTTTCCGACCTCGTTAGGTCTGCACGGTTCCGACGCGATGAACCCCGATCCCGACTATTCGGCCGCGTACGTGATCCTGCGCACGACCGACGGGCCGGACGGGCACGGGTTCGCGTTCACGATCGGTCGCGGGAACGAGATCCAGTGTCAGGCGATCCGCGCGCTGGTGCCGTACGTGGTGGGCCGTTCTGTCGAGGACATCTGCTCCGATCTCGGCCTGCTGTACCGGGACCTGACGCACGACTCGCAGTTCCGCTGGCTGGGGCCCGAGAAGGGCATCATGCACATGGCGATCGGCGCGGTCGTCAACGCTGTCTGGGATCTGGCGGCGAAGCGCGCGGGCAAGCCGGTCTGGAAACTGCTTTCCGACTTCACGCCGGAGCAGGTCGTGTCGCTGGTCGACTGGCGGTACCTGTCCGACGCTCTGACGTCGGACGAGGCGCTGGACCTGCTGCGCGCCGGTGAGCCAGCCAAGGCTGCTGGGGTCGCGCGGCTGGAGTCGGCCGGCATCGCCGCGTACACGACGACGCCCGGCTGGCTGGGGTACGACGACGCGACGGTCGAGCGGCTGTCGATCGAGGCGGTCCAGGAGGGCTTCACCCAGATCAAGCTCAAGGTCGGCCGCGACCTCGACGACGACCGGCGGCGGTTCGCGGTGGCACGGAAGGCCGTGGGCAACGACATCCGGATCGCGGTCGACGCCAACCAGACCTGGGACGTCGGGCAGGCGATCGCCTGGATCGACCGGCTGCGCGAGTTCGACCCGTGGTGGGTGGAGGAGCCGACCTCGCCGGACGACGTGCTGGGGCACCGGGCGATCCGCTCGGGGATCTCGCCGGTGCGGGTGGCGACGGGGGAGCACGTGCAGAACCGCGTGGTTTTCAAGCAGCTGCTGCAGGCTCAGGCGATCGACGTTCTGCAGCTGGACGCGGCGCGCGTGGGTGGGGTGAACGAGAACATCGCGATCCTCTTGCTGGCGGCGAAGTTCGGCATCCCGGTCTGCCCGCACGCTGGTGGCGTCGGGCTGTGTGAGCTCGTTCAGCACCTGGCGATGTTCGACGAGGTCGCGGTCGGTGGGCACCACCCGGACCGAGTGGTGGAGTTCGTCGACCACCTGCACGAGCACTTCGTGGATCCGGTCGTGGTGCGCGCCGGTGCTTATCGCGCGCCGTCCGCGCCGGGGTTCTCGGCGGAGATCAAGCCGGAGACGTTGGCCCGCTTCAGCTTCCCCGACGGTCCCGAGTGGTCGACGAGCTAG
- a CDS encoding aldo/keto reductase, translating into MGGRSTERRRLGGSAVEVTQLGLGTAPLGGLFTHVEDDVATAVVRTALDAGLGYVDTAPLYGHGTAERRVGAALAGVDRSRFVLSSKVGRLIVDNPAGNADGYVDREATEATFDYSRDGIHRSLEESLVRLGLDSVDILYIHDPDDHEDEALTVAYPALNELRDQGVVKAIGVGMNQSRIPTRFVRETDVNAVLLAGRYTLLDQSGNEDLLPACLERGASVVIGGVYNSGLLADPKPGATYDYAEAPPALVERAQELGEICASHGVPLKAAAIQFPLAHPAVATVLTGARSVDELDENITMMEYTIPDALWSDLAAAGAARHAG; encoded by the coding sequence ATGGGCGGACGATCCACGGAACGGCGCCGGCTCGGCGGCAGTGCCGTCGAGGTCACTCAACTCGGTCTCGGCACCGCTCCCCTCGGTGGTCTGTTCACCCACGTGGAGGACGACGTCGCCACCGCGGTCGTACGGACCGCGCTCGACGCCGGCCTCGGGTACGTCGACACCGCTCCCCTCTACGGCCACGGCACCGCCGAGCGCCGGGTCGGCGCCGCGCTCGCCGGCGTGGACCGGAGCAGGTTCGTGCTCTCCTCCAAGGTCGGCCGGCTGATCGTCGACAACCCCGCCGGGAACGCCGACGGCTATGTGGACCGCGAAGCGACCGAGGCGACGTTCGACTACAGCCGCGACGGGATCCACCGCTCGCTGGAGGAGAGCCTCGTACGGCTGGGCCTCGACTCCGTCGACATCCTCTACATCCACGACCCCGACGACCACGAGGACGAGGCGCTCACCGTCGCCTACCCCGCCCTGAACGAGTTGCGCGATCAGGGCGTCGTCAAGGCCATCGGCGTCGGCATGAACCAGTCCCGCATCCCCACCCGGTTCGTCCGCGAGACCGATGTCAACGCCGTCTTGCTCGCCGGCCGCTACACGTTGCTCGACCAGTCAGGCAACGAGGATCTCCTCCCCGCCTGCCTCGAGCGAGGCGCCTCCGTTGTCATCGGTGGCGTCTACAACTCAGGCCTGCTTGCCGATCCGAAACCCGGCGCCACCTACGACTATGCCGAGGCCCCACCAGCGTTGGTCGAACGCGCTCAGGAGCTCGGCGAGATCTGCGCGAGCCACGGCGTACCGCTCAAGGCCGCCGCGATCCAGTTCCCGCTCGCGCACCCGGCCGTCGCGACCGTCCTCACCGGAGCGCGCTCGGTCGACGAGCTCGACGAGAACATCACGATGATGGAGTACACGATCCCCGACGCGCTCTGGTCCGACCTCGCCGCCGCCGGAGCCGCGCGCCATGCCGGCTGA
- a CDS encoding amidohydrolase family protein has protein sequence MPADDNGRVDVHHHVWPEPEPWMDAPELAPIRRPFGVDDLEPLAKAANVTATVLVQTQSSVEQTRAFLALADSSDLVAGVTGWLDLTAPDFADQLSALRAEPNGRWLRGVRHQVQDEPDPEWLNRPDVLRGLRALWQPGMLYELLTKPPQLPAALRTVAELPELPFVLDHCSKPLIASGELEPWAAQIRELGSYPNVTCKLSGLVTEADWAHWTVADLQPYVDVVLEAFGPDRVMFGSDWPVCLLASSYADWVAAAEQLTAGLSESEREAVFGGTARRVYAL, from the coding sequence ATGCCGGCTGACGACAACGGTCGTGTCGACGTCCACCACCACGTCTGGCCGGAGCCGGAGCCGTGGATGGACGCGCCGGAGCTGGCGCCGATCCGGCGCCCGTTCGGCGTCGACGACCTCGAGCCGCTCGCCAAGGCCGCGAACGTCACCGCGACCGTGCTCGTCCAGACCCAGAGCTCGGTCGAGCAGACCCGCGCGTTCCTCGCGCTCGCCGACAGCAGCGACTTGGTCGCGGGCGTCACCGGCTGGCTCGACCTCACCGCGCCGGACTTCGCCGACCAGCTCTCGGCGTTGCGCGCCGAGCCGAACGGACGCTGGTTGCGCGGAGTCCGGCACCAGGTGCAGGACGAGCCCGATCCCGAGTGGTTGAACCGCCCGGACGTACTCCGAGGTCTGCGCGCCCTGTGGCAGCCCGGCATGTTGTACGAGCTGCTCACCAAGCCGCCGCAGCTGCCGGCCGCCCTGCGGACGGTCGCCGAGCTCCCGGAACTGCCGTTCGTCCTCGACCACTGCTCGAAGCCGCTGATCGCGAGCGGCGAGCTGGAGCCGTGGGCCGCGCAGATCCGTGAGCTGGGCAGCTACCCGAACGTCACCTGCAAGCTGTCCGGTCTCGTCACCGAAGCCGACTGGGCGCACTGGACCGTCGCCGACCTACAGCCGTACGTCGACGTCGTGCTCGAGGCGTTCGGACCGGACAGGGTGATGTTCGGCTCGGACTGGCCGGTGTGCCTGCTCGCGTCGTCGTACGCCGACTGGGTCGCGGCCGCCGAGCAGCTCACCGCCGGGCTGTCGGAGTCCGAACGGGAAGCCGTCTTCGGCGGCACCGCGCGCCGCGTCTATGCCCTTTAG
- a CDS encoding M81 family metallopeptidase, which translates to MSQYRVGMAGMSTESSTFAPHRTTLGEFRIVRGADLADRYSYLTDWRLPELPDVEFVPLLQASAMPGGQVRPEAYDAIEAELLELVRGAVADGPLHGFHFDIHGAMAVDGRRDAEAGLAAKIREIVGPDCLLSASFDLHGQVSADLAGQLDLLTAFRTAPHIDYVETRERAVRNLATCLVNGTRPLRAWVRVPVLLPGEKTSTRVEPAQSIYADLERVEQLPGIIDAAIWVGYAWADEPRSAATVVVSGTDEAAVSAEAEALARRWWDVRDEFEFCAPAGQADWAIAEAFASDARPFFVSDSGDNPTAGGSGDMAYLLGELLATPALASGERTAIWASCIDPDAVRACVAAGAGSDISVRVGGVFGGGTPVQLTGEVTFVLRDDPVGGDIAVVRSGGVYAILTTRRKPYHYVKDLLALGLDPAAHDLTAVKIGYLQPDLFAAAKGWVLALTPGGVDQDLARISYGAVERPIHPLDSFDDPDLTPVVFRS; encoded by the coding sequence GTGTCGCAGTACCGCGTCGGCATGGCCGGCATGTCCACCGAGTCCAGCACGTTCGCGCCGCACCGGACCACGCTCGGCGAGTTCCGGATCGTCCGCGGCGCCGATCTCGCCGACCGCTACTCGTACCTCACCGACTGGCGGCTGCCCGAGCTCCCCGACGTGGAGTTCGTGCCGCTGCTGCAGGCGAGCGCGATGCCCGGCGGACAGGTGCGGCCGGAGGCGTACGACGCGATCGAGGCCGAGCTGCTCGAGCTGGTCCGCGGCGCGGTCGCGGACGGCCCGCTGCACGGCTTCCACTTCGACATCCACGGCGCGATGGCGGTCGACGGCCGCCGCGACGCCGAGGCCGGACTCGCCGCCAAGATCCGGGAGATCGTCGGTCCGGACTGCCTGCTGTCGGCGTCGTTCGACCTGCACGGGCAGGTGTCGGCCGACCTCGCCGGGCAGCTCGACCTGCTGACCGCGTTCCGGACCGCGCCGCACATCGACTACGTCGAGACCCGCGAGCGCGCCGTCCGCAACCTCGCGACCTGTCTGGTGAACGGGACCCGCCCACTCCGCGCGTGGGTCCGCGTTCCCGTCCTGCTCCCCGGCGAGAAGACCAGCACGCGGGTCGAGCCGGCGCAGTCGATCTACGCCGACCTCGAGCGGGTCGAGCAGCTCCCCGGCATCATCGACGCCGCGATCTGGGTCGGATACGCCTGGGCGGACGAGCCGCGCTCGGCCGCCACTGTGGTGGTGAGCGGAACGGACGAGGCCGCGGTGTCGGCCGAGGCCGAGGCGCTCGCGCGGCGGTGGTGGGACGTCCGGGACGAGTTCGAGTTCTGCGCGCCGGCCGGGCAGGCAGACTGGGCGATCGCCGAGGCGTTCGCGTCGGACGCGCGGCCGTTCTTCGTCAGTGACTCCGGCGACAACCCGACCGCCGGCGGATCGGGCGACATGGCTTACCTGCTGGGCGAACTCCTCGCCACACCGGCGCTCGCCTCCGGCGAACGGACCGCGATCTGGGCGTCCTGCATCGACCCGGACGCCGTCCGCGCGTGCGTCGCGGCAGGTGCGGGCAGCGACATCTCGGTGCGGGTCGGCGGTGTGTTCGGCGGCGGAACGCCCGTGCAGCTGACCGGCGAGGTGACGTTCGTCCTGCGCGACGACCCGGTCGGCGGCGACATCGCGGTCGTCCGTTCCGGCGGCGTGTACGCGATCCTCACCACGCGGCGGAAGCCGTACCACTACGTCAAGGACCTGCTGGCGCTCGGCCTCGACCCGGCCGCGCACGACCTCACGGCGGTGAAGATCGGTTACCTGCAGCCCGACCTGTTCGCGGCGGCGAAGGGCTGGGTGCTCGCGCTGACACCCGGCGGAGTGGACCAGGACCTGGCGCGGATCTCGTACGGCGCGGTCGAACGGCCGATCCATCCGCTCGACTCGTTCGACGACCCGGACCTCACACCGGTCGTGTTCCGCTCATGA